The Polypterus senegalus isolate Bchr_013 chromosome 1, ASM1683550v1, whole genome shotgun sequence genome includes a window with the following:
- the LOC120536000 gene encoding ferritin, heavy subunit, translating into MSSQVRQNYHQDCEAAINRQINLELYASYVYLSMAYYFDRDDVALKNFAKFFKHQSHEEREHAEKLMRLQNERGGRIFLQDIRKPERDEWGNALEALECSLQLEKNVNQSLLDLHKVASEHSDPHMCDFIETHYLEEQVKSIKELGDWVTNMRHMGAPQNGLAEYLFDKHTLGSRSS; encoded by the exons ATGAGTTCCCAAGTCAGACAAAACTACCACCAGGACTGTGAGGCGGCTATCAACCGGCAGATCAACCTGGAGTTGTACGCCTCCTATGTCTATCTGTCAATG GCTTATTACTTTGATAGAGATGATGTAGCCTTAAAGAACTTTGCAAAGTTTTTTAAACACCAGTCCCATGAAGAGCGTGAACATGCTGAGAAATTGATGAGACTGCAAAATGAACGTGGTGGTCGTATATTTCTTCAGGATATACGG AAACCAGAGAGAGATGAATGGGGTAATGCATTGGAAGCATTGGAATGTTCTCTACagctggaaaaaaatgtaaatcagtcTTTGCTGGACCTCCATAAAGTGGCATCTGAGCACAGTGATCCTCAT aTGTGTGATTTCATAGAAACCCACTATTTGGAGGAACAGGTGAAGTCAATTAAGGAGCTAGGGGACTGGGTTACCAACATGCGGCATATGGGTGCACCCCAGAATGGTTTGGCAGAATACCTCTTTGACAAGCATACCCTTGGCTCTCGTTCAAGTTAG